The Gemmatimonadota bacterium genome has a window encoding:
- a CDS encoding GNAT family N-acetyltransferase, producing the protein MPELQLRMMRPDLEDLPEISVPDGYALRTYRSGDEAAWSEIMNTGIGTDWTAEKCRKELTETEPFMADGCFFATRSGVAVATACAYDVQPEGISAAQVHMVCAKPAHRGQGLGRLVTLAVLHYMRDQGYGAAFLGTDDFRVPAVRTYLGLGFIPDYIEDSHRLRWSAVFAKAGEHLS; encoded by the coding sequence ATGCCTGAACTGCAACTCCGGATGATGCGCCCCGACCTGGAAGACCTGCCGGAAATCAGCGTGCCGGACGGGTATGCGCTGAGGACCTACCGGTCCGGCGACGAAGCCGCCTGGTCTGAGATCATGAACACGGGCATCGGGACGGACTGGACGGCGGAGAAGTGCCGCAAAGAGCTGACGGAAACGGAACCGTTCATGGCGGACGGGTGTTTCTTCGCAACACGATCGGGGGTAGCCGTAGCCACGGCCTGCGCCTATGACGTCCAGCCCGAGGGCATAAGCGCCGCGCAGGTTCACATGGTATGCGCGAAACCGGCCCACCGCGGACAGGGACTGGGCCGACTCGTTACCCTGGCCGTGCTCCATTACATGCGGGACCAGGGCTACGGGGCCGCTTTTCTGGGTACGGACGATTTCCGCGTGCCGGCCGTCAGGACCTATCTCGGACTGGGGTTCATTCCCGACTATATCGAGGACAGCCACCGATTGCGCTGGTCCGCAGTATTCGCGAAAGCCGGGGAACACCTTTCCTGA
- a CDS encoding type II toxin-antitoxin system HicB family antitoxin, whose amino-acid sequence MPQTEYLIIVEKYGPGAYDAYVPELPGIGVAGKTEDEVHELVADAIRQYLEEHDRDGGRVTDPVVVNHYTVTI is encoded by the coding sequence ATGCCGCAGACTGAGTACCTAATCATTGTAGAAAAATACGGCCCCGGAGCGTACGACGCCTACGTGCCTGAGCTTCCGGGCATAGGGGTTGCCGGAAAGACCGAAGATGAGGTTCATGAACTGGTCGCCGACGCGATCAGACAGTATCTCGAAGAGCATGATCGGGATGGTGGCCGGGTAACAGATCCCGTGGTGGTGAATCACTACACAGTTACGATCTGA
- a CDS encoding sugar phosphate isomerase/epimerase, translating to MPANLLACRTASYGKFSESAYAHLPTIGVHHVEIDAPAPDQVAGVKSRLEDHGLSASSLQCPVEIQYDDVDARLTPHLDAAAALGAGLLFVSVQAGELDMGVAYERLHRTGAKAAEYGITIGMETHPDLITNAAVALETMRGVDHPNVRVNYDTANIHYYNRDVDHVDEMEKVIDYIGSMHLKDTDGQYKTWCFPTFGEGIVDFKTVFDRLNAHGFHGPFTMEIEGVEGESLNEEETCRRVADSVAHLRSVGCDV from the coding sequence ATGCCCGCCAACCTGCTTGCGTGCCGAACGGCAAGCTACGGAAAGTTCAGCGAATCCGCCTATGCCCATCTGCCCACGATCGGCGTTCATCACGTGGAAATCGACGCACCCGCGCCGGACCAGGTCGCCGGTGTCAAGTCCAGGCTCGAAGATCACGGGCTGTCGGCCAGCAGCCTGCAGTGCCCGGTAGAGATCCAGTACGACGACGTGGACGCGCGGCTGACCCCCCACCTGGACGCCGCCGCGGCCCTGGGCGCCGGACTGCTTTTCGTAAGCGTACAGGCCGGGGAACTGGACATGGGCGTGGCTTACGAGCGATTGCACCGCACGGGGGCCAAAGCGGCCGAATACGGGATTACCATCGGCATGGAAACCCATCCCGACCTGATCACCAACGCGGCCGTCGCCCTGGAGACCATGCGCGGCGTCGACCATCCCAACGTCCGCGTGAACTACGACACGGCCAACATCCACTACTACAACCGGGACGTGGACCACGTCGACGAAATGGAAAAGGTCATCGACTATATCGGCAGCATGCATCTCAAGGATACGGACGGCCAATACAAGACCTGGTGCTTTCCCACTTTCGGCGAGGGCATCGTCGACTTTAAAACGGTTTTCGACCGGCTGAACGCCCACGGGTTCCACGGACCGTTCACCATGGAAATCGAGGGCGTGGAAGGGGAATCGCTCAACGAAGAGGAGACCTGCCGGCGCGTGGCGGATTCGGTGGCGCACCTGCGGAGCGTCGGGTGTGACGTTTAG